AGCTACATGGTTCACTGTTTACCCTGTTTGTCTTCCCTCCTTGTTGGTCTAAGAATCTTTCTAGTATCAAATATCTACACATCTATTATTCTGAATTAGGTGATGGTACATTATTAAACTAAATGCTTTCTCAGTAAAGATCTGTGAAAATTTTGTGATTGGAGGTAAGAACAATATTTTACGAAAACACTTTTTCCATAGTCCATACACATTAGGAATGCTTGGCAAAACGAATCATCCATTAATTGCATGTCATTGATGTGGACTTACATCAACTGAGCAGGTACCTGAAATCCTCCCTGATGAAGTTCTTGTGAAAATGAGTGCACCTCCTAAAAGCGAAGTACCAATTATCACAGCAAACCAACTTGCTGAGGCAGATGGTGTTCTATTTGGATTTCCAACTAGATTTGGTATGATGGCTGCACAATTCAAAGCATTTCTTGATGCAACTGGAGGTCTTTGGAGATCTCAACAGCTTGCAGGCAAGCCTGCAGGAATCTTCTATAGCACTGGATCTCAAGGCGGTGGACAGGAGACTACTCCGTAAGATACTTCCTAGAAAAGAAGATTTTAATATTACTTATGTTGCATTCTCTTGAAACGTCCCTATTTACGCACAAGTCAGCTATCAGGATTATTAGTCTTTAGATTTCAGGTAGATGAATAAGATGTTGATTTCATGTTTTTCGGCTTCAATTATAATTCTTATGAATAAAATCTAGGTTGCATTCATAATTCTTAAATGTTATATTTCACAGTAAACCACCATTATGCTGTCAGTTCTATCATTTAAAATGTAAGATCTTTGGAACAGCATGGCTTCTTGCCTTTAGAGGTTACTTATATAGAATGCAATTTTGGATACACACCTGTCCGGTTGATGGCAGAACCAGTATGTTTCtctgtatatatacatgtgttgATACACAGTATGTCAGCATGTACCATGGTTCCATTCTGCTGGAGGATATGCGTAGAGGGGAAGGAATAACATGGAAGAAGgaaaatgaagaagaaaggaagaatgaagaagaagaaagaaggaagCATATGAAGAGCAAAgcagaagaaagaaggaaaaagaaggaaagaggaaggaagatgagGAAAAAGAGGCAGTGGAGATAGAGAAAGAAGAGGTGTACTTGTTTAAAAAGAGGTGGGCAGCATGTGGATGATGATAAAGAGCAGGCAGCAAGCAGCGGTAGTCGGACGATGCATAGCAAGAGACGACTTCCGAGTCGTGAGGCTAAAGGCATCCAGgcctttaaaaaataaaaaaacttgtttagaaaagagaaaagcaaatcACATTACCCAAAATGAGACAGTCCATGTCTCAGTTCATACGTGGATCGATAAATACCTGTAGATATATGGCCCGGTCTAGGCAAAATCAAGTTCATTGGTCATCATCCCATGACAATTTCCTGAACCAAGTCCAAATAACATGGATATACGACAAATTGTTAttaacaatttttttaaaaatatcatgtTCGTTGGGTTATTCAGTGGCATATTTATGTTATTTGGCATCTTTAAGTAAGCTAAAGGCCATTCTTGTCTTCAGTTTTGTTCATTTAGGAGATTTTGTGATTAGAGTTAAAAGCCACTACCCGAAGCTAGACAAGTTTCTGTTAGCTTTATCATTGTACCCACATTTATATGATAAGCTTTGCTGCCATAGTCAGATTGAGGAAATAAACTTGTCATTTATATACATGTCATTCTTTATCTTTAGATTCCAAAGCCTTCATAAAGAACTTAAACCACCATGCTACTTGCTgtcaccttctttttcttttttacagtTTGACTGCAATAACTCAGCTGGTTCACCATGGAATGATCTTTGTGCCCATTGGTTATACCTTTGGAGCTGGTATGTTTGAGATGGAGAAGGTGAAGGGAGGCAGCCCTTATGGTGCAGGCACTTATGCTGGGGATGGTACCAGAGTCCCATCTGAGCTTGAATTGGAGCAAGCTTTTCATCAGGGAAGATATTTTGCAGTAATGGCAAAGAAGCTTAAGACATCTGCTTGATCTCTGATGAACATAAATGATCAAAAGGTCGACTtcaaaatataaaacatatatgTACAGTCTTTGTCTTTGTTTTCTGCAATTTATCTCTGGTTGTTAATACTGCAAGGTTGTTTGATTCTTGTGCCCAGCGAGATATTATTTGTACCATTAGATCGATGGATCATGTCCTGTGAAGTTCTTCTTCTAATGGTAACCATCTATCTCTTGTTTCCTTCTGCTGACGGTCTACAATCTATTAGCTACATCAGCATTTGTTCTGTTAGTAGAGCTTATGAGCGTTATTTCACGAGATTATGACTCAGTTAAAGAGCAAGGAGGACTTTTTATTTCACTGTCACGATCATGTGCTAAAAATGATGAACCCGTCATGTAGAATCTGAAGCCACTGTTGGACCAACGCATCAAGACTCGTATTAAGATGGTGAGAAATCTTGAGGACGTGCCAAAACTACTTTTGACACGATCAGACGTCATCAGTGTATCTTATACATGTCATGAGGAATTTGAATGGATAAGATTTTGTGTTGTCAAGGTTTCCTCCAGAGTCCAACCCAAAAGCAGCAAACTGCGACCTGTAGGTTCTGAAACAGGCAAGCCCTCATCATGCAGCTTGGTGTCTACTGACCATTCCCATCACTCTCCCACGCCCACATTGccacaaacaaaaaacaaaaagttcACAGTGAATGTAACAGTCGAAGATGGCtacaaaaggaagaagaaatttAATGTGATGGCCCCCCACCAAAGCTGCGTCCGCTGTCCCATCAATCGGTTCACCTCCTCTGGTCCTTCCTCCCTCCCCTATGGGTTCCATCCCTCTTTCCGTTCTGCAGCCTATCCGCTCGACATGCGGCGATCTTTGCTCGCTGTCGGAAGTTGCTTCCAGGTGCAAAACCACCGCCACCACGCGATAGGGCCAGGGGACCAATGGATCACTCCTGCCATGCCGAAAGCTGTAGAGTGAAAGCTCGATGATCAAGAACTGGTGCCGGTTTTCCCCTAATGCTTACAACAGTTGATCCTGTTGTGCCATGAGTCCCAAGCTTCATCCAGTATCCACACGAGAGATGTCTCCTCTTCAACTCGGATATTCTATCACGCGTCCATTGAATATATCATCGTGAAGGGTGTCGTCCCTTGGGTCACTGCACTAGTTGTGGGGATACAGGACACCACCATCGATTGCCTCCGTCGACCGAGCAGGCCACGTCGATCGAGGGGCATGCATGCTACATGTCGGAGTTCCCATGCGTAGCAGTATGCATGCACATGCACGAAGAGGCTTTGCCATGAATGTGATTTATATGCCCACGGAAGACATGCGGCGGTTCTGAATGTGCAACGATTAAGTTAAAAGATAGAGGATTAGATAGTGATCAAATCTTTACTAAAACGTGAAACAAGCCGTCCAGCTACTCTTGAATTGCTGCCACAGCTCGGAAGAAGCACAGAGGAAGTGgacaagatagatagatagatacacaGCTCAGCTCGGCTCATTAGAAAGAGTAGAAGAAGACCCTGCATGAGCAAGACATCTCATCGTTTCCTCACTGACGCCAAGTCAATGGTGATCCAAAAGCATGTTCTAGAACAGTATCCAAACAGAAAC
This DNA window, taken from Musa acuminata AAA Group cultivar baxijiao chromosome BXJ3-7, Cavendish_Baxijiao_AAA, whole genome shotgun sequence, encodes the following:
- the LOC135642525 gene encoding NAD(P)H dehydrogenase (quinone) FQR1-like isoform X1, whose product is MATKVFIVYYSMYGHVERLAEEIKKGASSIEGVEAKMWQVPEILPDEVLVKMSAPPKSEVPIITANQLAEADGVLFGFPTRFGMMAAQFKAFLDATGGLWRSQQLAGKPAGIFYSTGSQGGGQETTPLTAITQLVHHGMIFVPIGYTFGAGMFEMEKVKGGSPYGAGTYAGDGTRVPSELELEQAFHQGRYFAVMAKKLKTSA
- the LOC135642525 gene encoding probable NAD(P)H dehydrogenase (quinone) FQR1-like 1 isoform X2; its protein translation is MSAPPKSEVPIITANQLAEADGVLFGFPTRFGMMAAQFKAFLDATGGLWRSQQLAGKPAGIFYSTGSQGGGQETTPLTAITQLVHHGMIFVPIGYTFGAGMFEMEKVKGGSPYGAGTYAGDGTRVPSELELEQAFHQGRYFAVMAKKLKTSA